In one window of Bacteroidota bacterium DNA:
- a CDS encoding M42 family metallopeptidase, translated as MAKASRQKSVISDSSLSFLKNYMNNASPVGFETSGQKIWLEYLKPYVDSHFTDPYGTAVGVINPDHPFKVVIEAHADEISWFVNYITKEGLIYLKRNGGVDHQVAPAQRVFIHGKKGVVKAVFGWPAIHTRIGSADQKEPTPRTDNLWLDCGARTKKEVEIMGIHIGAVVTYQDGFDELAHGNYIGRAFDNRIGGFMIAEVARLLKENKKKLPYGLYVVNAVQEEIGLRGAEMIARRIKPNIAIVTDVTHDTTTPLINKMIEGDIVCGKGPSLAYAPAVHNKLLAVVEEVAAKSKIAVQWRALSRSTGTDTDSFAYSNDGCPSVLISIPLRYMHTTVEMLHKDDIENTIKLMYETLLTLSPKTNLSYL; from the coding sequence ATGGCAAAAGCATCCAGACAAAAATCCGTTATTTCCGATTCTTCACTTTCGTTCCTGAAAAATTATATGAACAATGCCAGCCCGGTTGGTTTTGAAACCAGCGGACAAAAGATTTGGCTTGAATATTTAAAACCTTATGTTGATTCTCATTTTACCGACCCGTATGGGACAGCAGTAGGTGTAATAAATCCTGATCATCCTTTTAAAGTAGTGATAGAAGCACATGCAGATGAGATAAGCTGGTTTGTAAATTATATTACTAAAGAAGGATTGATCTATCTGAAACGCAATGGCGGCGTGGATCACCAGGTGGCCCCTGCTCAACGTGTATTCATTCATGGAAAAAAAGGAGTAGTGAAAGCTGTATTTGGCTGGCCGGCAATACATACACGTATCGGTAGTGCGGATCAGAAAGAACCAACACCACGTACCGATAATTTATGGCTCGATTGCGGTGCAAGAACTAAAAAAGAAGTTGAGATAATGGGCATTCATATCGGTGCTGTAGTTACTTACCAGGATGGTTTTGATGAACTAGCCCATGGAAATTATATCGGCCGTGCATTTGATAACCGCATTGGCGGATTTATGATAGCTGAGGTGGCAAGGCTGTTGAAAGAAAATAAAAAGAAACTTCCATATGGATTGTATGTAGTGAATGCAGTGCAGGAAGAAATTGGTTTGCGTGGTGCAGAAATGATCGCAAGAAGAATTAAACCGAATATAGCGATCGTAACGGATGTTACTCATGATACTACTACGCCGCTTATTAATAAAATGATAGAAGGCGATATAGTTTGTGGGAAAGGCCCATCGCTTGCTTATGCGCCGGCTGTACATAATAAATTATTGGCAGTTGTGGAAGAAGTTGCAGCCAAAAGTAAAATTGCTGTGCAATGGCGGGCACTCAGTCGCAGCACCGGCACAGACACCGATTCATTTGCATATAGTAACGATGGCTGCCCGTCAGTATTGATCAGCATTCCGCTGCGTTATATGCATACTACCGTTGAAATGTTGCATAAGGATGATATTGAGAACACAATAAAACTGATGTACGAAACATTATTAACTTTATCACCAAAGACTAACCTGAGTTATTTGTAA
- a CDS encoding acyl transferase, with the protein MTGEWKHKILNVTDAGFPELALEVFRHQYANCGVYRAYVNAIGADAKKVENPEQIPFLPIRFFKSHEIKTGSFVAETVFESSGTTGTINSRHFIKNVAWYEQVFTKIFQQFYGDIEKWCIIGLLPSYLERKNSSLVHMVNRLVQKTGNLHSSFYMYDFDQLAEVLFELEKNDQPVLLIGVSFALLDFAERKKLSLRNAVIMETGGMKGRREELIRDEMHRVLKRSFGVSTIHSEYGMTELLSQAYSRGEGIFNCPPWMKMLVRDDEDPFSVNTQGSGAINIIDLANIYSCSFIATDDVGKIYPDGGFEILGRMDGSDLRGCSLLAL; encoded by the coding sequence ATGACGGGTGAATGGAAGCATAAAATTTTAAATGTTACAGATGCGGGTTTTCCGGAGCTTGCCCTTGAAGTTTTCAGGCATCAATATGCCAACTGCGGCGTTTACCGTGCTTATGTGAATGCTATAGGTGCCGATGCAAAGAAGGTAGAAAACCCTGAGCAAATTCCCTTTTTGCCTATTCGTTTTTTCAAATCGCATGAAATAAAAACAGGTTCTTTTGTTGCAGAAACGGTTTTTGAAAGCAGCGGCACTACCGGCACTATCAATAGCAGGCATTTTATAAAAAACGTTGCCTGGTACGAACAGGTATTTACAAAGATCTTTCAGCAGTTCTACGGAGACATTGAAAAATGGTGCATCATCGGTTTGTTGCCTTCTTATCTTGAAAGAAAAAACTCATCACTGGTTCATATGGTGAACAGGCTGGTACAAAAAACAGGTAACCTGCATAGCAGTTTTTATATGTATGATTTTGATCAACTGGCCGAAGTCTTATTTGAACTGGAGAAAAATGATCAGCCGGTCCTGCTTATTGGGGTCAGCTTTGCATTGCTTGATTTTGCTGAGCGAAAAAAATTGTCCCTAAGGAATGCAGTAATAATGGAAACCGGTGGCATGAAGGGCCGCAGAGAAGAACTGATAAGGGATGAAATGCACCGGGTATTAAAAAGATCATTTGGTGTCAGTACTATTCATTCAGAATATGGAATGACCGAATTACTTTCACAAGCTTATTCAAGAGGTGAGGGCATATTCAACTGCCCGCCCTGGATGAAAATGCTGGTAAGGGATGATGAAGATCCTTTTTCAGTAAATACGCAGGGGAGTGGAGCTATCAATATCATTGACCTCGCCAATATTTATTCCTGCTCCTTTATAGCTACTGATGATGTAGGAAAAATATATCCTGATGGGGGTTTTGAAATATTAGGTAGGATGGATGGCAGTGATTTAAGAGGATGCAGTCTTTTGGCATTATAA
- the mgrA gene encoding L-glyceraldehyde 3-phosphate reductase has product MAYKASITRYDNMQYNRCGRSGLMLPAISLGLWHNFGNVDDYKTARKIVRTAFDSGITHFDLANNYGPPPGEAEKVFGKILKENFTGYRDEMIISSKAGYYMWPGPYGEWGSKKYLVASLDQSLKRMGLDYVDIFYSHRPDPDTPMEETMSALDLIVRQGKALYVGISSYSAAETKQAVAILKQLGTPCLIHQPRYSMFDRWVENGLMDVLGDEGIGCIAFSPLAQGLLTDKYLKEIPADSRVGRGLSNGAITKEAISEKVISKVRQLNEIAQQRGQSLAQMAIAWLLKDKRVTSVLVGVSAASQLKDNIDCLENTDFSTDELNRVENILRF; this is encoded by the coding sequence ATGGCATACAAAGCATCAATAACACGATATGATAATATGCAGTATAACCGCTGTGGCAGAAGTGGCTTAATGCTACCTGCAATTTCTTTAGGTCTCTGGCACAACTTCGGTAATGTGGATGATTATAAAACTGCCAGGAAGATTGTCCGAACAGCATTTGATAGTGGCATCACTCATTTTGACCTTGCTAATAATTATGGCCCGCCTCCCGGTGAAGCTGAAAAAGTTTTCGGAAAAATTCTGAAAGAAAATTTTACAGGCTACCGTGATGAAATGATCATTTCATCAAAAGCAGGATATTATATGTGGCCCGGCCCTTATGGTGAGTGGGGTTCAAAAAAGTATTTAGTTGCAAGCCTTGATCAGAGTTTGAAAAGAATGGGATTAGATTATGTAGATATTTTTTATTCTCACCGGCCTGATCCGGATACACCGATGGAAGAAACAATGTCGGCACTTGACCTAATAGTGAGACAAGGAAAAGCATTGTATGTTGGTATATCCAGTTACTCAGCCGCAGAAACAAAACAAGCAGTAGCAATTTTAAAACAGTTAGGAACTCCTTGTTTGATCCATCAGCCACGTTATTCTATGTTTGATCGTTGGGTAGAAAATGGTTTGATGGATGTATTGGGTGATGAAGGGATCGGTTGTATTGCATTCTCACCTTTGGCACAGGGATTACTTACTGATAAATACCTGAAAGAAATACCTGCTGATTCAAGAGTGGGCCGGGGATTGAGCAATGGCGCCATTACTAAAGAAGCAATTTCAGAGAAAGTGATTTCAAAAGTGCGACAGTTGAATGAGATTGCGCAACAGCGGGGACAGTCACTAGCCCAAATGGCAATTGCATGGTTATTGAAAGATAAACGTGTTACTTCTGTTTTAGTAGGTGTCAGTGCAGCTTCACAGTTAAAAGATAATATCGACTGCCTGGAAAATACTGACTTTAGCACTGATGAACTTAACCGGGTTGAAAATATCCTGCGTTTCTAA
- a CDS encoding PorT family protein has product MKKIAVLLIVAGLTFSKSSWSQKKLTLSGFIGSGVSFFGGPGAVSKSTYYRSPVPFPNFTTDVDTMAVPYGNKPYTNFLAGINAGMKFPSKWILRFSIQYEHTGGRLDVDSITTPPVKYKTTGTYSRQYDNISFNPQIGKVLSQKKLSFILFAGVDYTSKLAMGDECEFKDQNGQNTIIGYSGGEPEVNDFRVTLGASVSYKKWGIDINYKHGLTNYNKYGTDKVFSRIFHLRLQFAFLDKSI; this is encoded by the coding sequence ATGAAAAAAATAGCTGTACTGCTTATTGTTGCCGGTCTTACATTCAGCAAATCTTCATGGTCGCAAAAAAAGTTAACGCTATCAGGTTTCATCGGTAGCGGTGTTTCTTTTTTTGGTGGGCCGGGTGCTGTAAGCAAATCCACTTATTACCGTAGCCCTGTTCCTTTTCCCAATTTTACTACTGATGTGGATACAATGGCTGTTCCTTATGGAAATAAGCCATATACCAATTTCTTAGCAGGTATTAATGCAGGTATGAAGTTTCCTTCAAAATGGATACTACGCTTTAGTATACAATATGAACATACCGGTGGAAGATTGGATGTTGACAGCATTACAACCCCACCAGTGAAATATAAAACGACAGGAACCTATTCCCGACAATATGATAATATTTCCTTCAATCCGCAGATCGGGAAAGTATTATCACAAAAAAAATTATCATTCATTTTATTTGCAGGTGTTGACTATACCTCAAAACTTGCAATGGGTGATGAGTGTGAATTTAAAGATCAGAATGGTCAAAACACAATTATTGGCTACTCAGGTGGTGAACCGGAAGTAAATGATTTCAGGGTTACATTGGGAGCTTCAGTATCCTACAAAAAATGGGGTATAGATATTAATTATAAACATGGCCTTACCAACTATAATAAATATGGTACTGATAAAGTGTTTTCAAGAATTTTTCACCTCCGTTTGCAATTTGCTTTTTTAGATAAGAGTATTTAG
- a CDS encoding PorT family protein, with product MKTKTMILLAVLSISAFTTRAQIGAGIKGGFNFASLTGFNGDSRVGAHAGLFLHHTINNRWCFQPEVLYSGEGQRYFSDVEQRTLALDYVQIPLMIQYFPVKQLYFEFGPQLGILASAQDKGGGTNYNVKDDFAPTQVGLNIGVGVKATYSLGFYGRYNFGLTDVSRFDNIVDHSYVGQLGMSIRLK from the coding sequence ATGAAAACAAAAACTATGATACTGTTAGCAGTATTAAGTATTTCGGCTTTTACAACCAGGGCACAGATAGGGGCGGGTATTAAAGGAGGATTTAATTTTGCAAGTTTAACCGGTTTTAATGGAGATAGCCGTGTCGGTGCACATGCGGGTTTATTTCTTCATCATACCATCAACAACCGCTGGTGTTTTCAGCCTGAAGTATTATACTCTGGAGAAGGACAACGGTATTTTTCAGATGTGGAACAAAGAACGTTGGCTCTTGATTATGTACAGATACCATTGATGATACAATACTTCCCGGTTAAACAACTGTATTTTGAATTTGGTCCTCAGTTGGGAATATTAGCCAGTGCGCAGGATAAGGGTGGTGGTACAAATTATAATGTAAAGGATGATTTTGCACCTACTCAAGTTGGATTAAATATAGGTGTAGGTGTAAAAGCAACCTACAGCCTTGGCTTTTATGGACGGTATAATTTTGGTCTTACAGATGTATCAAGATTTGATAATATCGTTGATCATAGTTATGTAGGGCAATTAGGTATGTCTATTCGTTTAAAATAG
- a CDS encoding DUF4382 domain-containing protein yields the protein MKYSIPVFITIAILLIFSCSRSDGGGNTNSSKGKIEFRLTDDPYFYKYFKIDFDKLEYNTSPDPSTTTGWVEIPLQNKGIIDIIQYSNGRELPLGNLELLPSTVKLLRIKFGTRNSFGINTFPYGGSTSFFDMELHPSIANGLVIPFNVNVQAGATNKIYFDFDFDARKSRIQTGSTTFQLLPSVRVFESSGVSAIEGRLLPMLAQPYVRVIYLNHTSPQDFTDTAYGYPDEAGYFRILGVNPDKALPDSSTGLQKVEFLPRFFPQPPYQSQERLVQLIRNGTVNTDEIILTQ from the coding sequence ATGAAATACAGTATTCCTGTCTTTATTACTATTGCGATCCTGTTAATCTTTTCCTGTTCAAGAAGTGATGGAGGAGGGAACACTAATTCATCAAAAGGGAAAATTGAATTTCGTTTAACAGATGATCCATACTTCTATAAGTATTTCAAGATCGATTTTGATAAACTTGAATATAATACAAGTCCTGATCCATCAACTACTACCGGCTGGGTAGAAATTCCGCTTCAAAATAAAGGGATCATTGATATCATTCAGTATTCCAATGGCAGAGAACTTCCGTTGGGTAACCTGGAATTATTACCGTCAACAGTAAAGCTGTTGCGAATTAAATTTGGCACAAGAAATTCATTTGGCATTAATACTTTTCCCTACGGCGGTAGCACTTCTTTTTTTGACATGGAGCTTCATCCCTCTATTGCAAATGGTTTAGTAATTCCATTTAATGTAAATGTGCAGGCCGGAGCTACCAATAAAATTTATTTTGATTTTGATTTTGATGCCCGCAAATCAAGAATACAAACCGGGAGCACAACTTTCCAGCTCTTACCCTCTGTTCGTGTATTTGAATCTTCAGGTGTATCTGCTATTGAAGGCCGCTTGTTACCAATGTTGGCCCAACCTTATGTAAGAGTAATTTATTTGAATCATACCAGCCCACAGGATTTTACGGATACTGCATATGGCTATCCTGATGAAGCCGGGTATTTCAGAATACTGGGTGTAAATCCTGACAAAGCCTTGCCTGATTCTTCAACAGGTTTGCAAAAAGTTGAATTTTTACCTCGCTTTTTCCCGCAGCCACCTTATCAATCACAAGAACGTTTAGTACAGCTAATAAGAAACGGAACAGTTAATACCGATGAAATAATTCTTACGCAGTAA
- a CDS encoding glycine zipper 2TM domain-containing protein, translating into MKDETQNTAKVKKGWSKAAKGTVIGAASGAVIGAVVNKRNRAAGAAIGGVIGGGGGYVIGRSMDKKDGRY; encoded by the coding sequence ATGAAGGATGAAACACAAAATACGGCTAAAGTAAAAAAAGGCTGGAGTAAAGCTGCAAAAGGAACCGTGATTGGTGCCGCTTCAGGAGCCGTAATTGGTGCTGTAGTAAACAAACGTAACCGTGCAGCCGGTGCTGCCATTGGTGGTGTTATTGGTGGTGGCGGTGGTTATGTGATCGGACGTTCAATGGACAAGAAAGATGGTCGCTATTAG
- a CDS encoding VanZ family protein, which yields MNNTLKKILIVLPVFIVSLFYLQTLYAERYSGTSFKRVAGLAITVLLFYAWIIIVTTRRKQNNFFERLVLSSFFVYVFAVLTLTGYFILFREVSMHDWWGNMMQRVERKDHVNLVLFRTINIYKTFGKQNSGNFVMLLPLGIYLPLLYKKLRRPVSFFVVTVICFLTSVGIELLQLATSYRSTDVDDVVLNTAGACCGFIIYQLLRLLITDGVKRSPE from the coding sequence ATGAATAATACGCTGAAAAAAATATTAATTGTTCTGCCGGTATTTATTGTAAGCCTGTTTTACCTCCAAACATTGTACGCAGAAAGATATAGTGGAACAAGTTTTAAGCGAGTAGCAGGATTGGCAATAACCGTTTTGCTGTTTTATGCATGGATCATCATTGTTACAACCAGGAGAAAGCAGAATAATTTTTTTGAAAGATTGGTACTCTCAAGTTTTTTTGTGTATGTATTTGCAGTGCTTACACTCACAGGATACTTTATTCTTTTCCGCGAAGTATCAATGCATGACTGGTGGGGCAATATGATGCAGCGGGTAGAGAGAAAAGATCATGTAAACCTTGTTTTATTTAGAACGATCAATATCTATAAAACTTTTGGTAAACAGAATTCGGGAAATTTTGTGATGTTATTACCATTAGGGATTTATCTTCCATTGCTGTATAAAAAATTAAGGAGGCCCGTTAGTTTTTTTGTAGTTACCGTTATTTGTTTTCTTACTTCAGTCGGAATTGAACTGTTACAACTGGCCACCAGTTATCGTAGTACAGATGTGGATGATGTGGTGCTGAATACTGCAGGGGCTTGCTGCGGATTTATTATTTACCAGTTATTGCGATTGCTGATAACTGACGGAGTAAAAAGATCGCCAGAATAA
- a CDS encoding DUF4476 domain-containing protein, with protein MKTILSFFVTCFTAISVFAQSSSTLTINVRGADNERVIVDSKSYDIRNDINNSGVNTPVSITDLQPGQHTLQIIRTGEVNNTGNTTVFYLRSGYDLSINIAANGSVQQRETKWTSNNTGAYGVPMTDANFNVLYRSVLNQNQANTKLSLVNNAFANTSNYFTVAQAKQLIELIYSQSSRLSLAKASYRSITDPANFTQLYSLLNSTAYRNDLAAYVSDYNANNSGNTTAMTTNRFNNFYRAAQRQTTTSAKVSYILGIFSNTNNYYTVAQARQLIQLVSGETNRLYLAKQSYRGITNPANFSRIHELLSSQSSRNELTRFVNSFDGNNAGILQTAMSDADFNTLYRSVENRWGLGAKMSALTDIFNKESNFFTVVQSKQLIQLVSSEPNRLQLAKSAYNNVVDPANFSQLYDLLASQSSRTELDTYVRNNYNYNGSTVYTTEKIPMTDANFNVIYNDVSNRWGLGAKMSALTDIFNNENNYFTVAQAKQLIQLVSDEDNRLQLAKSSYNNITDPQNFSLMYDVLASQTKRNELAAYVNTYSYNR; from the coding sequence ATGAAAACGATATTAAGTTTTTTTGTAACCTGCTTTACTGCGATATCAGTGTTTGCACAAAGTAGCAGTACCCTAACTATTAATGTACGTGGAGCAGATAATGAACGGGTAATTGTTGATAGCAAAAGTTATGATATTCGCAACGATATTAATAATTCAGGAGTTAATACTCCTGTTAGTATCACAGACCTCCAACCTGGTCAACATACATTACAGATCATACGTACTGGTGAAGTAAATAATACCGGAAACACTACCGTTTTTTATCTCCGCTCAGGATATGATCTTTCTATCAATATTGCTGCAAATGGAAGTGTGCAGCAAAGGGAAACAAAGTGGACAAGCAATAACACGGGAGCTTATGGTGTGCCAATGACAGATGCAAATTTCAATGTATTGTACAGGAGTGTGCTAAATCAAAACCAGGCCAATACAAAGCTGAGTTTAGTAAACAATGCATTTGCAAATACAAGTAACTATTTCACTGTTGCACAGGCAAAGCAACTGATTGAGTTGATTTATTCGCAGAGTAGCAGGCTTAGTTTAGCAAAGGCATCTTACCGGAGTATTACGGATCCCGCAAATTTTACTCAACTGTATAGTTTGCTAAATAGCACGGCCTACAGAAATGACCTGGCAGCATATGTAAGTGATTATAATGCTAACAACAGCGGTAATACAACTGCTATGACCACAAACAGGTTTAATAATTTTTACCGTGCTGCACAGCGGCAAACAACGACCAGCGCAAAAGTTTCATATATCTTAGGCATATTTAGTAATACAAATAATTATTATACTGTTGCTCAAGCGAGGCAATTGATTCAGTTGGTTTCTGGTGAAACAAACAGGCTTTATCTTGCAAAACAATCTTATAGAGGGATTACCAATCCTGCGAATTTTTCGAGAATACATGAATTACTCAGTAGCCAATCCAGCAGGAATGAGTTGACCCGTTTTGTAAATTCATTTGATGGCAATAATGCCGGAATTCTGCAAACAGCAATGAGTGATGCTGATTTTAATACGCTATATCGTAGTGTTGAGAACCGTTGGGGACTTGGAGCAAAGATGTCTGCATTAACGGATATTTTTAATAAAGAAAGTAATTTCTTCACTGTAGTGCAGTCAAAGCAACTTATTCAATTGGTAAGTTCAGAACCAAACAGGCTGCAACTTGCAAAATCTGCATATAATAATGTAGTGGATCCGGCTAATTTCAGCCAGTTATACGATTTATTAGCCAGTCAATCCAGCAGGACTGAATTGGATACTTATGTGAGAAATAATTATAACTATAATGGCAGTACTGTCTATACAACTGAAAAAATTCCAATGACGGATGCAAATTTTAATGTTATATATAATGATGTGAGTAATCGTTGGGGACTTGGAGCAAAGATGTCTGCATTGACAGATATTTTCAATAATGAAAATAATTATTTCACCGTGGCGCAGGCCAAACAATTAATTCAACTGGTGAGTGATGAAGATAACCGCCTGCAACTAGCCAAATCTTCATATAATAACATCACCGATCCGCAGAATTTTAGTTTAATGTATGATGTGCTGGCAAGCCAGACTAAAAGAAATGAACTGGCGGCTTATGTAAACACATATTCATACAACAGGTAG
- a CDS encoding lipid-binding protein, whose amino-acid sequence MKITSIKLAWLVLFSVFGSAAIGQYNWKLSKDEDGIKVYLSEVKHSKFKNIKVECTLEGTYDKLMAVLNDVDNQKSWVYNNISSSILKRMSANEFYYYTKTHLPWPMTNRDAVIHLKMNKDSLNRFLKISAVSVAGLVPEKSDLVRVPRSDISWYVIMPTPKTISIVYIFDAEPGGSLPAWAVNMFTEKGPYESFKKLSKLLK is encoded by the coding sequence ATGAAAATCACTAGTATAAAACTGGCATGGCTGGTTTTGTTTTCCGTTTTTGGATCTGCGGCCATTGGCCAGTACAACTGGAAACTAAGTAAAGATGAGGACGGAATAAAAGTTTACCTCTCGGAAGTAAAGCATTCAAAATTTAAAAATATAAAAGTAGAGTGTACCCTTGAAGGAACCTATGATAAATTGATGGCTGTGCTAAATGATGTAGACAATCAGAAAAGCTGGGTATACAATAATATAAGCTCTTCCATCCTGAAAAGGATGAGTGCCAATGAATTTTATTATTATACAAAAACCCATTTACCCTGGCCGATGACAAACAGGGATGCTGTTATTCATCTGAAAATGAATAAGGACAGTCTTAACCGTTTTTTGAAGATCTCAGCCGTGAGTGTGGCGGGCTTGGTGCCTGAAAAAAGCGACTTAGTAAGAGTGCCCCGGTCAGATATAAGCTGGTATGTTATTATGCCAACACCAAAAACAATCAGCATCGTTTATATATTCGATGCAGAGCCGGGAGGCAGTCTTCCTGCATGGGCGGTCAATATGTTTACCGAAAAAGGACCATATGAAAGTTTTAAAAAATTATCAAAACTGCTGAAATAG
- a CDS encoding NlpC/P60 family protein: MTIKFNSIQLTLVIFWLLLFPSCPPKEFVEPATETEAVINNVVPNDTVAISHDTVITPPPSVTIIPYSSHPINTGSTTPKELLAYANTLIGIPYKYASTDPSIGFDCSGFITYVFNHFKIAVPRSSIDFTNVEREIKPGDAKPGDIVLFTGTDTTTRDVGHMGILTSTENGDYYFIHSTSGKANGVTISPLNKYYAVRFVKIIRIFPQNDIDL, translated from the coding sequence ATGACCATAAAATTTAACTCTATTCAGCTTACACTGGTCATTTTTTGGCTGCTGCTGTTTCCTTCCTGTCCCCCAAAAGAATTCGTGGAGCCTGCAACAGAAACGGAGGCTGTTATTAATAATGTTGTTCCAAATGATACTGTTGCTATTAGTCATGATACTGTTATTACTCCTCCGCCTTCTGTAACAATTATTCCTTACAGTTCCCACCCTATCAATACCGGCTCCACCACACCGAAAGAATTGCTGGCCTATGCAAATACATTGATTGGTATACCCTACAAATATGCCTCTACTGATCCGTCTATTGGATTTGACTGCTCAGGCTTTATCACCTATGTATTCAACCATTTTAAAATAGCCGTTCCGAGATCCTCCATTGATTTCACCAATGTAGAACGGGAGATAAAACCTGGCGATGCAAAACCCGGGGATATTGTTCTCTTTACCGGAACGGATACTACAACCCGTGACGTAGGTCATATGGGTATCCTTACTTCAACTGAAAATGGAGATTATTATTTTATTCATTCCACATCTGGAAAAGCAAACGGTGTCACCATCAGTCCGCTGAATAAATATTATGCTGTCCGTTTTGTAAAGATCATCCGAATCTTTCCGCAGAATGATATCGATCTTTAA
- a CDS encoding GNAT family N-acetyltransferase translates to MEITIREIHPDDVVAINALSKQLGYPLTEEQTLQNIKLVLASKDHTAFVAVHENKIAGWLGLAHTILIEVLPYCEINGIVVDEAYRGKGVGKLLIEKAKQWAREKGNTKLKLHCNIIRTEAHKFYGHLGFIETKQQKNFELNI, encoded by the coding sequence ATGGAAATTACTATACGGGAGATTCATCCCGATGATGTCGTTGCTATTAATGCACTTTCAAAACAATTGGGTTATCCTTTAACCGAAGAACAAACACTTCAGAATATCAAACTGGTACTGGCCAGTAAAGATCATACTGCTTTTGTCGCAGTGCATGAAAACAAGATAGCAGGATGGCTTGGACTTGCACATACAATCCTGATCGAAGTGTTGCCTTATTGCGAGATCAATGGTATAGTAGTAGATGAAGCCTACAGGGGAAAAGGCGTAGGCAAACTGCTGATTGAAAAAGCAAAGCAATGGGCAAGAGAAAAAGGAAATACTAAATTAAAACTGCATTGTAATATCATAAGAACCGAAGCACATAAGTTTTACGGGCATCTTGGATTTATAGAAACCAAACAACAGAAAAATTTTGAATTGAATATCTGA
- a CDS encoding cytochrome c: protein MKIPVVMLAIITGIVVAGFDLKKTDQPKPWPVPDADKNKVNPIKPEASSIADGKALWVIHCQSCHGKKGLGDGTKASQLDTEPGDFSKATTQSQSDGSLYYKTAKGRDNMPGFKKKIPENDDIWSLVNFIRTLKK, encoded by the coding sequence ATGAAAATACCTGTTGTAATGCTGGCAATCATTACCGGGATAGTTGTCGCCGGTTTTGACCTGAAGAAAACAGACCAGCCAAAACCATGGCCGGTTCCAGATGCAGATAAAAATAAAGTTAACCCAATTAAGCCTGAGGCTTCTTCCATTGCAGATGGTAAGGCATTATGGGTAATCCACTGCCAGTCTTGCCATGGTAAAAAGGGATTGGGTGATGGAACCAAGGCATCACAATTAGATACTGAGCCGGGAGATTTTTCAAAAGCTACTACTCAGTCTCAGTCAGATGGCTCACTTTATTATAAAACTGCAAAAGGACGGGATAATATGCCTGGCTTCAAAAAGAAAATTCCTGAAAACGATGATATCTGGAGTCTTGTAAATTTCATCAGAACATTGAAAAAATAA
- a CDS encoding YccF domain-containing protein produces the protein MNLLGNLVWLLFGGLFAAIGYLIGGLVLCITVIGIPWGLQCFKLAGLVLWPFGKKVVYDSSNAGCLGMLANIIWLIFGGLYTAIIHIIMGILLSITIIGIPWGQQHFKLVEISLMPFGKKIIWD, from the coding sequence ATGAATCTTCTAGGAAATCTCGTCTGGCTTTTATTCGGGGGCTTGTTCGCAGCAATTGGATATTTAATTGGCGGCCTTGTATTGTGCATTACAGTTATAGGAATTCCCTGGGGTCTTCAGTGCTTTAAACTGGCAGGATTAGTCTTATGGCCCTTCGGAAAAAAAGTAGTGTATGACAGTTCCAATGCCGGTTGCCTGGGAATGTTGGCAAATATCATATGGCTGATTTTCGGAGGACTGTACACAGCCATCATTCATATTATCATGGGAATTTTATTATCTATTACAATAATTGGTATTCCCTGGGGCCAGCAACATTTTAAGTTGGTTGAAATATCTTTAATGCCTTTTGGTAAGAAAATAATCTGGGATTGA